A genome region from Quadrisphaera setariae includes the following:
- a CDS encoding ArsR/SmtB family transcription factor, with translation MSAQTWDLPHRRVATEAEAKALASAVRLRILRMCLDTPMTNAAVAERLGLNAATALHHVRTLVNTGFLEPLPSTRGRRGARSVPYRATGKSWQLDEQRSARAMVEAFTQTLPVLLGDGSEEAPADPDLRVARLGLRLDAEGRAELERRLDALLDEFAQRPGAADAAPLSLFVALHRDPDRD, from the coding sequence GTGAGTGCGCAGACCTGGGACCTCCCGCACCGACGCGTGGCCACCGAGGCGGAGGCCAAGGCACTGGCCTCCGCGGTGCGGCTGCGGATCCTGCGGATGTGCCTCGACACCCCGATGACCAACGCGGCCGTCGCCGAGCGCCTCGGGCTCAACGCCGCCACGGCGCTGCACCACGTGAGGACCCTCGTGAACACCGGCTTCCTCGAGCCGCTGCCGTCCACGCGCGGCCGCCGCGGAGCGCGCTCGGTGCCCTACCGGGCCACCGGCAAGTCGTGGCAGCTCGACGAGCAGCGCTCCGCGCGCGCCATGGTGGAGGCGTTCACGCAGACCCTGCCGGTGCTGCTCGGTGACGGCAGCGAGGAGGCCCCGGCGGACCCGGACCTGCGCGTCGCCCGCCTGGGGCTGCGCCTCGACGCCGAGGGTCGGGCGGAGCTGGAGCGCCGGCTCGACGCGCTGCTCGACGAGTTCGCCCAGCGCCCCGGGGCAGCAGACGCCGCTCCGCTGTCGCTGTTCGTCGCCCTGCACCGCGACCCCGACCGGGACTGA
- a CDS encoding MFS transporter — translation MVDVTPAPDSLLRAREGRDFRRLWAGDSVSQGATQVGDLVVPLLAVTVLAASPLQMGVLSAAQSAAFLLLGLPAGAWVDRWSKRRVLLLGNLVRAVALAVLPLAWWAGVLSLPLVVAVAFVVGVATLFFDVAYQSYLPSLVRAERLGEGNSLLQVSASVAQVGGPAVGGWLARLLGAPLAVAVSAVAFAASSGLLSRISHVEPPLDRSSRRSLRAEVAEGLSFVVHQPLLRRIVATTSLSNLGGSATGALLVLYAVRELGLSEGQVGTALGIGAGGALLGALTVQQVVRRVGEGRTIALALLPGIAAGALLPLTGPLVARGALDDDGAVALLAVSGAVLGVSIVLYNVAQVTYRQRITPAPLLGRMNASVRFLVWGTMPVGALLGGLLGERIGLVATLWTALAVEALGVLPVLLSPLVRSGPSADTAPGPTPGPDDSATER, via the coding sequence ATGGTCGACGTGACGCCTGCGCCCGACAGCCTCCTGAGAGCCCGCGAGGGGCGGGACTTCCGCCGCCTGTGGGCGGGCGACTCCGTCTCGCAGGGCGCCACGCAGGTGGGCGACCTCGTCGTCCCCCTGCTCGCTGTGACGGTCCTGGCGGCCTCGCCGCTGCAGATGGGCGTGCTCTCCGCGGCGCAGTCGGCCGCGTTCCTGCTGCTCGGGCTGCCGGCGGGCGCGTGGGTGGACCGGTGGTCCAAGCGGCGCGTCCTCCTGCTCGGCAACCTCGTGCGGGCGGTGGCGCTCGCCGTCCTGCCGCTGGCCTGGTGGGCGGGGGTGCTCTCGCTGCCGCTGGTGGTGGCGGTGGCGTTCGTGGTGGGCGTGGCGACGCTGTTCTTCGACGTCGCCTACCAGAGCTACCTCCCCTCGCTGGTGCGCGCAGAGCGGCTCGGCGAGGGCAACTCCCTGCTGCAGGTCTCGGCGTCGGTGGCGCAGGTCGGCGGCCCTGCGGTCGGCGGCTGGCTGGCCCGGCTGCTCGGAGCCCCGCTGGCGGTGGCGGTCTCGGCGGTGGCCTTCGCCGCCTCCAGCGGGCTGCTCTCCCGCATCTCCCACGTCGAGCCCCCGCTGGACCGGTCCTCCCGACGGTCACTGCGGGCGGAGGTGGCCGAGGGCCTCTCGTTCGTGGTGCACCAGCCGCTGCTGCGGCGGATCGTCGCCACGACGAGCCTGTCCAACCTCGGCGGCAGCGCCACCGGCGCGCTGCTCGTGCTCTACGCCGTCCGCGAGCTCGGGCTGTCCGAGGGGCAGGTCGGCACGGCGCTCGGCATCGGCGCGGGCGGCGCGCTGCTCGGCGCGCTCACGGTGCAGCAGGTGGTGCGCCGCGTCGGCGAGGGCCGCACGATCGCCCTGGCGCTGCTGCCGGGGATCGCGGCCGGTGCGCTCCTGCCCCTGACCGGGCCGCTGGTGGCCAGGGGCGCTCTCGACGACGACGGCGCGGTCGCGCTCCTGGCCGTCTCCGGCGCCGTGCTCGGCGTGAGCATCGTGCTCTACAACGTGGCGCAGGTGACGTACCGGCAGCGCATCACACCGGCACCGCTGCTGGGACGGATGAACGCGTCGGTGCGCTTCCTCGTGTGGGGCACCATGCCCGTCGGAGCGCTGCTCGGCGGGCTGCTCGGCGAGCGGATCGGGCTGGTGGCCACGCTGTGGACGGCGCTGGCGGTGGAGGCCCTCGGGGTGCTGCCGGTGCTG